A window of the Lactobacillus amylovorus DSM 20531 genome harbors these coding sequences:
- a CDS encoding IS30 family transposase, with translation MDSLHSIMPKHQKGKHLSFEQRVVIQTRIKDGFSLRAIARELDCSPSTISYEVKRGTVLLYHGKKKRYKAQQGDKAYQIHRKNCGRKSDFLKKSDFIKYVNKHFCEDGWSLDVCANRCLALGEFSRDQVVCTRTLYNYVDQCLMGMRNSDLPEKLKRNTKIHRIRKNKKKLGRSIEERPKEINDRKEFGHWECDLVLGHKTKDDQVLLTLSERMSREFLILRIPDKTAASVMTAFQALRKQYSEHWNDIFKTITTDNGSEFADLSNLETVSKTLVYYAHPYTSCDKGTVERHNGLIRRFIPKGDYINNYSLQDIINIETWCNSLPRKILAYHTPDEIFEKELDHIYQAV, from the coding sequence ATGGACTCTTTACATTCTATCATGCCTAAGCACCAAAAGGGAAAGCATTTATCATTTGAACAACGGGTTGTTATTCAAACCCGTATTAAAGACGGTTTCTCTCTTAGGGCTATTGCTCGTGAGCTTGATTGCTCTCCTTCTACTATCAGTTATGAGGTTAAACGTGGTACTGTTTTGCTTTATCATGGTAAGAAAAAACGCTATAAGGCACAACAAGGTGATAAAGCTTACCAAATACATCGTAAGAATTGCGGTCGTAAATCAGATTTCTTAAAGAAATCTGACTTTATCAAATACGTTAATAAGCATTTCTGCGAAGATGGCTGGTCTCTTGATGTATGTGCCAATCGCTGCTTAGCTTTAGGAGAATTTTCTCGTGATCAGGTAGTTTGCACTAGAACCTTGTACAACTATGTAGATCAATGCTTAATGGGTATGAGAAATTCTGATTTGCCAGAAAAGTTAAAGCGCAATACTAAAATACATCGCATTCGTAAAAATAAGAAAAAGCTTGGCCGAAGTATTGAAGAACGTCCCAAGGAGATCAATGATCGTAAAGAATTTGGCCACTGGGAATGCGATTTAGTCTTAGGACATAAAACTAAGGATGATCAGGTACTGCTAACTTTGTCTGAACGAATGAGCCGTGAATTTTTAATCTTGCGTATTCCTGATAAGACAGCCGCCAGTGTGATGACTGCTTTTCAGGCTCTGCGCAAACAGTATAGTGAACATTGGAATGACATCTTTAAGACAATTACAACTGATAATGGATCAGAGTTTGCGGATTTATCCAATCTGGAGACAGTTTCAAAAACCCTGGTTTACTATGCTCATCCATATACTTCTTGTGATAAAGGCACTGTTGAAAGACACAATGGCCTTATTCGCAGATTTATTCCCAAAGGTGATTACATCAATAACTATTCTCTTCAAGATATCATTAATATTGAAACCTGGTGCAATTCACTACCAAGAAAGATCTTGGCATATCATACTCCAGATGAAATCTTTGAGAAAGAATTAGATCATATCTATCAAGCAGTATAA
- the guaA gene encoding glutamine-hydrolyzing GMP synthase, with translation MAKNLDDFDKIIVLDFGSQYNQLITRRIRDFGIYSELLPHDLSIDRIKEMNPKGIIFSGGPNSVYDDGALKVDPEIFKLGIPILGICYGMQLMSYDLGGKVEPADNKEYGRANITVEDPDSALFKGLPSKQYVWMSHGDLVTQAPKGFEVTASSKNCPIAAIDNPDKKFYGIQFHAEVRNSEYGLDILKRFAFDVCGAVANWTMDDFIDMKIGEIRKEVGDKKVILGLSGGVDSSVTATLLHKAIGNQLTAIFVDHGMLRKDEGDQVMKALNKDLGVNIIRVNAQKRFLDKLKGVTDPEKKRKIIGKEFIEVFNEEAKKIKDVDFLAQGTLYTDVIESGTNTAQTIKSHHNVGGLPKDMHFKLIEPLRKLFKDEVRELGEKLGIPHDLVWRQPFPGPGLGIRVLGEVTEDKLKIVRESDAILRDEIKRAGLQEKIWQYFTVLPGIRSVGVMGDGRTYDYTIGIRAVTSIDGMTADFAQIPWDVLGHISDRIVNEVDNVNRVVYDVTSKPPSTIEWE, from the coding sequence GTGGCTAAAAATCTAGACGATTTTGACAAGATTATTGTTCTTGACTTTGGTAGTCAATACAATCAATTAATCACTCGACGCATTCGTGATTTTGGCATCTACTCAGAACTTTTGCCCCACGATCTTTCAATTGACAGGATCAAGGAAATGAATCCTAAAGGAATTATTTTCTCAGGTGGTCCAAACAGTGTTTATGACGATGGTGCTTTGAAGGTTGATCCTGAAATCTTTAAATTAGGTATTCCTATTTTGGGTATTTGTTACGGGATGCAACTGATGAGCTATGACTTGGGCGGCAAGGTTGAACCTGCTGATAACAAGGAATACGGTAGAGCAAACATTACTGTCGAAGATCCAGACAGTGCTTTATTCAAGGGCTTACCAAGCAAGCAATACGTTTGGATGAGCCACGGTGACTTAGTAACCCAAGCACCTAAGGGCTTTGAAGTAACTGCTTCAAGCAAGAACTGCCCAATCGCTGCAATTGATAACCCAGACAAGAAGTTCTACGGTATCCAATTCCACGCTGAAGTTCGTAACTCAGAATATGGTTTGGACATCTTGAAGCGTTTTGCCTTTGACGTTTGTGGTGCCGTAGCTAACTGGACGATGGATGACTTCATCGACATGAAGATTGGCGAAATCCGTAAGGAAGTCGGTGACAAGAAGGTTATCTTAGGTCTTTCTGGTGGTGTTGACTCAAGTGTTACTGCCACTTTGCTTCACAAGGCAATTGGTAATCAATTGACTGCTATTTTCGTTGATCACGGGATGCTTCGTAAGGACGAAGGCGACCAAGTTATGAAGGCTTTGAACAAGGACCTCGGTGTTAACATTATCCGTGTTAACGCACAAAAGAGATTCTTGGACAAACTTAAGGGCGTAACTGATCCTGAAAAGAAGCGTAAGATCATCGGTAAGGAATTTATCGAAGTCTTCAACGAAGAAGCTAAAAAGATTAAGGATGTTGACTTCTTAGCACAAGGTACTTTGTACACTGACGTCATTGAGTCAGGTACTAATACTGCTCAAACTATCAAGTCACACCACAACGTAGGTGGTCTTCCTAAGGACATGCACTTTAAACTTATTGAACCACTTCGCAAGTTGTTCAAGGATGAAGTCCGTGAACTTGGTGAAAAATTAGGTATTCCACATGACTTGGTATGGCGTCAACCATTCCCAGGTCCAGGTCTGGGTATTCGTGTTCTTGGCGAAGTTACCGAAGACAAGCTTAAAATCGTGCGTGAATCTGATGCAATTTTGCGTGATGAAATCAAGCGTGCAGGATTGCAAGAAAAGATTTGGCAATACTTCACAGTTCTTCCAGGCATTCGTTCAGTTGGTGTTATGGGTGATGGCCGTACTTACGACTACACCATTGGTATTCGTGCCGTAACTTCAATTGATGGTATGACTGCAGACTTTGCACAAATTCCATGGGACGTACTTGGTCACATTTCAGATAGAATCGTAAACGAAGTAGATAACGTTAACCGTGTAGTTTACGATGTAACCAGTAAGCCACCTTCCACTATTGAATGGGAATAA
- a CDS encoding helix-turn-helix domain-containing protein, producing MKLGQKIAELRKKSGLSQEALAEKMNVSRQAVSKWESNQSIPDIEKIVDLSELFGVTTDYLLKNGTPSFELPGKTTEEETKKIPKISDHEITQYLEVAKNAAHFESLALALIFLSIAAFCLFSSFTFISPNILGTVSYVLPVIIIAIALGCFIHGRLIMREYKAITQEQFDLTTAQKDLINLSAYDFREDNNQRIIIGVVLCVLAIIPLIVIWTLALSTLWTWAILVITFVLLGITFRILTSLITFQALFLKYH from the coding sequence ATGAAACTAGGTCAAAAAATTGCAGAATTACGCAAAAAATCTGGTCTTTCTCAAGAAGCTTTGGCTGAAAAAATGAATGTCAGTCGCCAAGCCGTTTCTAAGTGGGAAAGTAATCAATCGATTCCTGATATTGAAAAGATTGTCGATTTATCAGAATTATTCGGTGTTACCACTGATTATTTATTAAAAAATGGTACACCTTCTTTTGAATTACCCGGGAAAACAACGGAAGAAGAAACTAAAAAAATACCCAAGATTAGTGATCATGAAATCACTCAATATTTGGAAGTTGCAAAAAATGCAGCTCATTTTGAAAGTTTAGCTCTTGCTCTAATTTTTCTATCAATTGCAGCATTTTGTCTATTTTCTTCTTTCACATTTATCTCTCCTAATATTTTAGGGACAGTATCTTATGTCTTACCTGTTATTATTATTGCCATTGCATTGGGCTGCTTTATTCATGGAAGATTAATAATGCGCGAATATAAAGCAATTACTCAAGAGCAATTCGATTTAACGACCGCGCAAAAAGATTTAATTAACCTTTCTGCTTACGACTTTAGAGAGGATAACAATCAACGAATTATTATCGGCGTAGTTCTCTGCGTCTTGGCTATTATTCCACTTATAGTGATCTGGACCTTAGCACTTTCAACCCTCTGGACTTGGGCAATATTAGTTATTACCTTTGTCTTACTCGGCATTACGTTCCGGATCCTAACATCGCTGATAACGTTTCAGGCTTTATTTTTGAAATATCATTAG
- a CDS encoding xanthine phosphoribosyltransferase, whose product MKLLEDRIKRDGEVLDGDVLKINSFLNHQVDPKLMIQVGEEFKRLFADEKIDKILTCEASGIAPGIMTAYQLGVPMVFARKKKPSTLNDAVYWADVFSYTKKVTNKICVEEKFLHKGEHLLIVDDFVAHGEAVKGMVNIAKQAGCDIVGVGAVVAKTFQGGSDWVKNEGLRFEALASIDSFKDGKVHFEGEE is encoded by the coding sequence TTGAAGTTATTAGAAGACAGAATTAAACGAGATGGGGAAGTTTTAGACGGCGATGTTCTTAAGATTAACTCATTCTTGAACCACCAAGTTGATCCCAAGTTAATGATACAAGTTGGTGAAGAATTCAAGCGACTTTTCGCCGATGAAAAAATCGACAAGATTTTGACCTGTGAAGCATCAGGTATCGCACCTGGCATCATGACCGCTTATCAATTGGGCGTGCCAATGGTCTTTGCCAGAAAGAAGAAGCCATCTACTCTTAACGACGCAGTTTACTGGGCAGATGTCTTCTCATACACCAAGAAAGTTACCAACAAGATCTGTGTTGAAGAAAAATTCTTACACAAAGGTGAACACCTTTTAATTGTTGATGACTTCGTTGCCCACGGTGAAGCCGTTAAAGGTATGGTTAACATTGCTAAACAAGCCGGCTGTGACATCGTTGGTGTCGGTGCCGTCGTTGCCAAAACCTTCCAAGGCGGAAGCGACTGGGTTAAAAACGAAGGCTTACGCTTTGAAGCTCTAGCAAGTATCGACAGTTTCAAAGACGGTAAAGTACACTTCGAAGGAGAAGAATAA
- a CDS encoding nucleobase:cation symporter-2 family protein encodes MAQKEVSHKKAAVLGLQHLLAMYSGAVAVPLLIGTALKFNSEQMTYLVSIDIFMCGLATMIQLFRNKYFGIGLPVVLGCAIQAVAPLEMIGQKFSINTMYGAIIVAGIFVFLVAGWFSKIKKLFPPVVTGTLITVIGLTLIPVAVQNMGGGNAQAKDFGDAKNLIAAFLTILIIVAIEVWTKGFLRSISVLIGLIAGTVIASFMGLVSLKPVMQASWFHLPQLFYFGVPEFEWSSCLTMIIIALVSMVESTGVFFAIGDLLHKDITEDDLKRGYRAEGLAQVFGGLFNTFPYTTFSQNVGLLQLSGIKTKRPIYWAAGLLMAMGLLPKIGALVTIIPDSVLGGAMLVMFTMIAVQGIRMLTKVDFENNRNILVVAISIGLGLGVTVYPQIFQDLPQTIQLFLGNGIVVASICATLLNLILNGRSGAK; translated from the coding sequence ATGGCACAAAAAGAAGTTAGTCACAAAAAAGCTGCTGTCTTAGGTTTGCAACACCTGCTCGCCATGTATTCCGGTGCTGTTGCCGTTCCTCTTTTGATCGGTACCGCACTTAAATTCAATAGCGAACAAATGACTTACCTTGTTTCCATTGATATCTTCATGTGTGGTCTTGCCACCATGATCCAATTATTCCGCAACAAATACTTTGGTATCGGCCTTCCCGTTGTTTTAGGCTGTGCCATACAAGCTGTTGCCCCACTTGAAATGATCGGACAAAAATTTTCGATCAACACGATGTACGGCGCAATCATCGTCGCCGGTATCTTCGTTTTCCTAGTCGCTGGTTGGTTCTCAAAAATTAAAAAGCTGTTCCCGCCAGTCGTCACAGGAACTTTAATTACAGTTATTGGGTTAACTTTGATTCCTGTTGCTGTCCAAAACATGGGCGGTGGCAATGCTCAAGCCAAAGACTTCGGTGATGCGAAAAATCTTATCGCTGCCTTTCTTACCATCCTCATCATCGTTGCCATCGAAGTCTGGACCAAAGGATTCCTTCGTTCAATTTCTGTTTTGATCGGATTAATCGCCGGAACCGTTATTGCAAGTTTCATGGGACTTGTTTCCTTAAAACCAGTTATGCAAGCTTCATGGTTCCACCTGCCACAGCTTTTCTACTTCGGAGTGCCTGAATTTGAATGGTCGTCTTGTTTAACAATGATCATCATTGCATTGGTTTCTATGGTTGAATCAACCGGTGTCTTCTTTGCAATCGGCGACCTGCTTCATAAAGATATTACCGAAGATGACCTTAAACGCGGTTATCGTGCCGAAGGACTGGCACAAGTCTTCGGTGGGCTTTTCAACACCTTCCCCTACACTACATTCTCACAAAACGTTGGCCTGCTTCAATTATCTGGTATTAAAACAAAACGCCCAATCTACTGGGCTGCCGGCTTATTGATGGCTATGGGTCTTCTTCCTAAAATCGGCGCTTTAGTAACCATTATTCCTGATTCTGTCTTAGGCGGCGCCATGTTAGTCATGTTCACCATGATCGCCGTTCAAGGGATCAGAATGTTAACCAAAGTTGACTTTGAAAACAACCGTAACATCTTGGTTGTAGCTATCTCTATCGGATTAGGTTTAGGCGTTACCGTTTACCCACAAATTTTCCAAGACCTTCCTCAAACTATTCAATTGTTCTTGGGTAACGGTATCGTAGTAGCCAGCATTTGTGCTACTTTGCTTAACCTTATACTTAATGGAAGAAGTGGTGCCAAATAA
- a CDS encoding TMEM175 family protein — protein sequence MEKDKQDRFFERFQTSLKEHLLTFNDGVIAIIITIMVLSIPAPRSDGDFWYDAHRIFITFKRATKQVVIADFFYRHYRLFP from the coding sequence ATGGAAAAAGACAAGCAGGATAGATTTTTTGAACGATTTCAGACATCGCTAAAAGAACACCTACTCACTTTTAACGATGGCGTGATTGCGATTATTATTACGATTATGGTGTTGTCGATTCCTGCACCTAGAAGTGACGGCGACTTTTGGTATGATGCGCACCGCATTTTTATCACCTTTAAAAGAGCGACGAAACAGGTCGTCATCGCAGATTTTTTCTACCGACACTATCGTTTATTCCCGTGA
- a CDS encoding AraC family transcriptional regulator, with translation MPNQYHNFNNQNLESHILFYGEQACQPDEYFEGNNLRKNDVLYYIMSGKGTFTSSGHHSVKLKEGDLFYIPRSQTCYFQADHDEPWQYFWIGLAGPGTNQMIKASNLPNKNFLRQIQNTKFFTTLHKIYGILNKKTSLLNNIQIASLTYQLFYHLVNEFPDHPPVRKTPKVDQYQIAIDYLNKNYTDPTCNIVELCNRLGVSRSFLYALFRKNTKISPQKYLMQLRMEAAKKELQNTTHNLKQIAHTVGYGDEFTFSKAFKRYSGVSPNVFRGN, from the coding sequence ATGCCGAACCAATATCATAATTTCAACAATCAAAATCTCGAAAGCCATATTCTATTTTATGGTGAGCAAGCTTGTCAGCCTGATGAATACTTCGAAGGCAATAATTTGCGCAAAAACGATGTCCTCTATTACATCATGTCGGGTAAAGGCACTTTTACTTCAAGCGGCCACCACTCAGTCAAATTAAAAGAAGGCGACCTATTCTACATTCCACGTAGTCAAACCTGCTACTTTCAAGCAGATCATGATGAACCATGGCAGTATTTCTGGATTGGGTTAGCCGGTCCTGGCACTAACCAGATGATTAAGGCTTCTAATTTGCCTAATAAAAACTTTTTGCGACAGATTCAGAACACTAAGTTCTTCACGACTTTACATAAAATCTACGGCATTTTAAACAAGAAGACCTCGCTACTTAATAACATTCAAATCGCCTCTCTCACCTATCAGCTCTTCTATCACCTCGTCAACGAATTTCCTGATCACCCACCGGTTCGCAAGACACCTAAAGTCGATCAATACCAGATCGCTATTGATTATTTGAACAAAAACTACACCGACCCTACTTGCAACATCGTGGAGCTCTGCAACCGGCTTGGCGTTTCGCGTAGTTTTTTGTATGCCCTATTTAGAAAGAATACCAAGATTTCGCCGCAAAAATATCTGATGCAATTGCGGATGGAGGCCGCTAAGAAGGAGTTGCAAAATACTACGCATAATTTAAAGCAAATCGCGCATACGGTCGGCTACGGCGACGAATTCACCTTCTCCAAGGCATTTAAACGATATAGCGGCGTCAGTCCTAACGTATTTCGTGGAAATTAA
- a CDS encoding C69 family dipeptidase codes for MKQTECTTILVGKKATIDGSTMIARSEDGGRVIIPEGFKVVNPEDQPKHYTSVISKQKIDDEDLAATPLRYTSAPDVSGKNGIWGAAGINAENIAMTATETITTNSRIQGVDPLLDPSEGGLGEEDFVTLTLPYLHSAFDGVKRVGYLVEKYGTYEMNGMAFSDKDNIWYLETIGGHHWIARRIPDDAYVIAPNRLNIDEFDFDDTDNFAAASDLKDLISEYHLNPDREGYNMRHIFGSSTIKDAHYNNPRAWYIHNYFDPDFGGTPADQDQPFICHANRLISIEDIKWAESSHYQDTPYDAYGDQGTPEQKKTFRPIGINRNFETHILQIRNDVPAEIAGVQWLAFGPNTFNSMVPFYTNVTTTPESFQTTPKFNLNKIFWLNKLTAQLGDTNYRVYGELEDTFEQKSLAQCHKIQHDTDKEVKDLSGKELQDKLIAANQKMADTVYNNTVELLGQMVDEGHGLMTLKYDLLD; via the coding sequence ATGAAACAAACAGAATGTACTACTATCTTAGTTGGTAAAAAAGCAACTATTGATGGTTCAACTATGATCGCTCGTAGTGAAGACGGTGGTCGTGTTATTATCCCTGAAGGCTTCAAGGTAGTTAACCCAGAAGACCAACCTAAGCACTACACTAGCGTTATCAGCAAGCAAAAGATCGACGACGAAGATTTAGCTGCAACTCCTCTTCGTTACACCTCTGCACCTGATGTTTCAGGTAAAAACGGTATTTGGGGCGCAGCTGGTATCAACGCTGAAAACATTGCGATGACTGCTACTGAAACTATCACTACCAACTCACGCATCCAAGGCGTTGACCCACTTCTTGACCCATCAGAAGGCGGTTTAGGTGAAGAAGATTTTGTTACTTTAACTCTTCCATACTTACACTCAGCTTTTGACGGTGTTAAGCGTGTAGGTTACCTTGTTGAAAAATACGGTACCTACGAAATGAACGGTATGGCCTTCTCAGACAAGGACAACATTTGGTACCTTGAAACTATCGGTGGCCACCACTGGATCGCACGTCGCATCCCTGACGATGCTTACGTTATCGCACCAAATCGTTTGAACATCGATGAATTCGACTTCGATGACACTGACAACTTCGCTGCAGCAAGCGACTTGAAGGACTTAATCAGTGAATACCACTTGAACCCAGACCGTGAAGGCTACAACATGCGTCACATCTTTGGTTCATCAACTATCAAGGATGCTCACTACAACAACCCACGTGCTTGGTACATCCACAACTACTTCGACCCAGACTTCGGTGGCACTCCTGCTGACCAAGATCAACCATTTATTTGCCACGCAAATCGTTTGATCTCAATCGAAGACATCAAGTGGGCTGAAAGTTCACACTACCAAGACACTCCATACGATGCATATGGTGATCAAGGTACTCCTGAACAAAAGAAGACCTTCCGTCCAATCGGTATCAACAGAAACTTCGAAACTCACATTTTGCAAATCAGAAACGACGTTCCTGCAGAAATCGCTGGTGTTCAATGGTTGGCATTTGGTCCAAACACCTTCAATTCAATGGTGCCATTCTATACCAACGTAACTACTACTCCAGAAAGCTTCCAAACTACTCCTAAGTTCAACTTGAACAAGATCTTCTGGCTTAACAAGTTGACTGCACAACTTGGCGACACCAACTACCGTGTATACGGCGAACTTGAAGATACCTTTGAACAAAAGAGTTTGGCACAATGCCACAAGATCCAACACGACACTGACAAGGAAGTTAAGGATCTTTCAGGTAAGGAATTACAAGATAAACTTATTGCAGCTAACCAAAAGATGGCTGACACCGTTTACAACAACACTGTTGAACTTCTTGGTCAAATGGTTGACGAAGGTCACGGCTTGATGACTTTGAAGTACGACTTGCTCGATTAG
- a CDS encoding UDP-N-acetylglucosamine 1-carboxyvinyltransferase codes for MKQMIIHGGKPLQGDVWIGGAKNSTVALIPASILSRTPVTLEGVPRIADVVNLMDLLSEMDVHCDFGETTLRIDPTDIKMSPLPTGKIKSLRASYYFMGALLGRFGKAVVGFPGGDDIGPRPIDQHIKGFEALGASVKNENDQIIITAPEDGLHGAKIHLKMPSVGATMNIIMASVTAQGQTIIENAAKEPEIIDLATFLNNMGAVIRGAGTDSIRIEGVDMLKAQIPHTIIPDRIEAGTYVSLAACIGNGIRIHNIIEEHLDSYLAKVEEMGVVIDADEDSLYVYPAGDLKMVQVKTDVYPGFATDLQQPITPLLLTAKSGEGVVIDNIYPKRIGHIAQLQKMGANIKVEDNIILAHPTPQLHGAEVTAGEIRAGACLMIAGLMAAGTTIIDKAGNILRGYDRVEEKLRQLGADVSIKDDPSVPGILDNI; via the coding sequence ATGAAGCAGATGATTATTCATGGTGGAAAGCCCCTGCAGGGTGATGTTTGGATTGGTGGAGCTAAGAACTCAACTGTTGCATTGATTCCGGCATCGATTTTGTCTAGAACACCGGTAACTTTGGAAGGCGTCCCAAGAATTGCTGATGTTGTTAACTTGATGGACTTGTTGAGTGAGATGGATGTGCATTGTGACTTCGGAGAGACAACTTTGCGCATTGATCCAACCGATATTAAGATGAGTCCTTTGCCAACTGGTAAGATTAAGAGTTTGCGTGCTTCATATTACTTTATGGGTGCACTTCTTGGTCGATTTGGCAAAGCAGTTGTGGGCTTCCCTGGTGGTGACGATATTGGACCACGTCCTATTGACCAACATATTAAGGGCTTTGAAGCCTTAGGCGCCAGCGTAAAAAATGAAAATGATCAAATTATAATTACGGCTCCTGAAGATGGCTTGCATGGTGCGAAGATTCACCTTAAGATGCCATCCGTTGGTGCTACGATGAATATTATTATGGCCAGTGTGACTGCGCAAGGCCAAACTATTATTGAAAATGCAGCCAAAGAACCAGAAATCATTGATTTAGCTACCTTCTTGAACAACATGGGGGCAGTTATTCGTGGTGCAGGTACTGACTCAATCAGAATTGAAGGTGTGGACATGCTTAAGGCACAAATTCCACATACAATTATTCCTGATCGAATTGAAGCAGGTACTTATGTATCGCTTGCTGCATGCATCGGCAATGGCATTCGTATTCATAATATTATTGAGGAACACCTTGATTCATACCTAGCTAAGGTAGAGGAAATGGGCGTTGTTATTGATGCGGATGAAGATTCACTTTATGTGTACCCAGCCGGTGATTTGAAGATGGTGCAAGTTAAGACTGATGTTTATCCAGGTTTTGCGACAGATTTACAACAGCCAATTACGCCACTTCTTTTGACCGCTAAGTCTGGTGAAGGCGTAGTGATCGATAACATTTATCCAAAGCGAATTGGTCATATTGCGCAATTGCAAAAGATGGGTGCTAACATTAAGGTTGAAGATAATATTATCTTGGCTCATCCAACCCCTCAACTTCACGGTGCAGAAGTAACTGCCGGTGAAATTAGAGCAGGTGCATGTTTAATGATTGCAGGTTTAATGGCTGCAGGAACAACGATAATCGACAAGGCAGGTAATATCTTGCGTGGATATGACCGTGTCGAAGAGAAGTTGCGTCAACTTGGTGCTGATGTGAGTATCAAAGATGACCCTTCCGTTCCCGGCATTTTAGATAATATCTAA
- a CDS encoding CTP synthase — MTKYIFVTGGVVSSLGKGITASSLGRLLKNRGLKVTMQKFDPYINIDPGTMNPYQHGEVYVTDDGTEADLDLGHYERIVDVRTSKYSNVTTGKIYQEVLEKERRGDYHGATVQVIPHITDMIKKKIMRAALTTDSDVIISEIGGTVGDIESTPFMEAIRQMRREVGEDNVMYIHCTLVPLLHAAHEMKTKPTQHSVAELRSIGIQPNMLVLRAEEPIDQEHKDKISTFTDVPVDRIIESIDAPSLFDVPLAFQKQGMDQKVCDFLHLESPKPEADMEAWKKLDERAKSLKHKTKITLVGKYVELEDAYISVTDALQHAGYLYNTKIEVDKVQAEDVTEDNIAEIMKSSDGLIVPGGFGTRGLEGMITAIKYARENDIPFLGICLGMQMASVEFARDVLHLEDANSAEAEPDCKNNIIDIMADKRDEENIGGTLRLGLYPATLKKGTKTREAYDDQDVIQERHRHRFEFNNKYRDAFEKAGMVFSGVSPDNRLVEIIELPKKKFFIAAQYHPEFLSRPQRPEGLFKSFIGAASGLPAEKF, encoded by the coding sequence ATGACAAAATACATCTTCGTAACTGGCGGTGTCGTATCTTCACTTGGTAAGGGTATTACTGCATCAAGTCTAGGTCGACTTCTCAAGAATCGTGGTTTAAAGGTAACCATGCAAAAGTTTGACCCATACATCAACATTGACCCAGGTACAATGAACCCATACCAACACGGTGAAGTTTATGTTACCGACGATGGTACAGAAGCAGACCTTGATTTAGGTCACTATGAAAGAATCGTAGACGTTAGAACTAGCAAGTACTCTAACGTAACTACTGGTAAGATTTACCAAGAGGTTTTGGAAAAAGAACGTCGTGGTGACTACCATGGTGCAACAGTTCAAGTAATTCCTCATATTACTGACATGATCAAGAAGAAGATCATGCGTGCAGCTCTTACTACTGATTCTGACGTAATCATTTCAGAAATTGGTGGTACTGTGGGTGATATCGAATCAACTCCATTCATGGAAGCTATTCGTCAAATGCGTCGTGAAGTTGGTGAAGACAACGTAATGTACATTCACTGTACTTTAGTACCACTTCTTCACGCAGCTCATGAAATGAAGACTAAGCCAACTCAACATTCAGTTGCAGAACTTCGCAGCATCGGTATTCAACCAAACATGCTTGTTCTTCGTGCGGAAGAGCCAATCGACCAAGAACACAAGGACAAGATCTCAACCTTCACCGATGTTCCTGTTGACCGAATCATTGAATCAATTGATGCTCCTTCATTGTTCGATGTGCCTTTGGCTTTCCAAAAGCAAGGAATGGATCAAAAAGTTTGTGACTTCTTGCACCTTGAAAGTCCAAAGCCAGAAGCTGACATGGAAGCTTGGAAGAAGCTTGACGAACGTGCTAAGAGCCTGAAGCACAAGACTAAGATTACTTTAGTAGGTAAGTATGTAGAACTTGAAGATGCCTACATTTCAGTTACTGACGCTTTGCAACACGCAGGTTACCTTTACAACACTAAGATTGAAGTTGATAAGGTTCAAGCTGAAGATGTAACTGAAGACAACATTGCAGAAATCATGAAGAGTTCAGATGGTTTAATCGTTCCTGGTGGTTTTGGTACTCGTGGTCTTGAAGGTATGATCACTGCTATCAAGTACGCTCGTGAAAATGATATCCCATTCTTAGGTATTTGCTTGGGTATGCAAATGGCTAGTGTTGAATTTGCCCGTGACGTATTGCACCTTGAAGATGCCAACTCTGCAGAAGCTGAACCAGACTGCAAGAACAACATTATCGACATCATGGCTGACAAGCGTGACGAAGAAAATATTGGTGGTACTTTACGTTTAGGTCTTTACCCAGCTACTCTTAAGAAGGGTACTAAGACTCGTGAAGCTTACGACGACCAAGATGTTATTCAAGAACGTCACCGTCATCGTTTCGAATTTAACAACAAGTACCGTGACGCATTTGAAAAGGCCGGTATGGTCTTCTCAGGTGTTTCACCAGACAACCGCTTAGTTGAAATTATTGAATTGCCAAAGAAGAAGTTCTTCATCGCAGCTCAATACCACCCAGAATTCTTGAGCCGTCCACAACGTCCAGAAGGCTTGTTCAAGTCATTTATTGGTGCAGCTAGTGGTCTTCCAGCTGAAAAATTCTAG